In the genome of Longimicrobium sp., the window GGACATGGTGGGCCGCGGGCCGGGGCTGGAGCAGCAGATCAAGGAGTGGGAGGTGTGGCTGCGGCAGCAGACCGGCGCCCCCATTCGCATTCCCCGCGCCGCGCAGCTCGTGAAGCCTGGCGCCGTGGGGAACGCCAACGCCGTGGGGAGCGCGATGAGCTTCCTGGAGGCGCTGTTCATCCCGGTGGTGGTGTTCTTTGGCGCCCTCTTCGCGCTGGCGAACCCCAACGAGAACCTGATGAACCCGGTGCTGCGCCTCGTCCGCGCGGACCAGCGGCCGGCCGTGTACCGCGTCTTCCAGCTGCTGGGCGAGCGGCTGGTGGGGTGGCTGAAAGGGACGGCGATCGCCATGCTGTGCGTCGGCATCCTCAGCATCATCCTCTTCTACCTGATCGGCGTCCCCAACGCGCTCCTGCTGGGGCTGCTGAACGGCACGCTGGAGTTCATCCCGCTGGTCGGCCCGTGGGTCGGCGGGGGCACCGCCACCCTGGTCGCCTTCATGGACGACCCCAGCAAGGGGGGATGGACCGCCCTGGCCGCGCTCGCCATCCAGCAGATCGAGGGGTACGTCATCACCCCCTTCGCCATGAAGCAGAGCGCCGAGATCCACCCCTTCATCACCCTCTTCGCCCTGGTCCTTTTCGGCGGGATGTTCGGCTTCCTAGGCCTCCTCCTCGCCCTCCCGCTCGTCCTCCTGGTCTGGACCCTCGTGCAGGTCCTGTGGGTCGAACGCGCCCTCGACACCGACCGCGACCGCATCGCGCCTGTGGTGAAGGAGTAGGGAGGGCCCCTCCCCCCGGCCCCCTCCCCCGCCTGCGGG includes:
- a CDS encoding AI-2E family transporter, whose protein sequence is MPDQPTPAAQPTISADAVAAHTGPRLVGIQPEHIYKAVALAFGLAILFRFFDTIAQVLLMIYAAAIVAVGLNALGRKLPLERKWLAALVGVLVIGGVAALLTFGLPVLVGQLRDMVGRGPGLEQQIKEWEVWLRQQTGAPIRIPRAAQLVKPGAVGNANAVGSAMSFLEALFIPVVVFFGALFALANPNENLMNPVLRLVRADQRPAVYRVFQLLGERLVGWLKGTAIAMLCVGILSIILFYLIGVPNALLLGLLNGTLEFIPLVGPWVGGGTATLVAFMDDPSKGGWTALAALAIQQIEGYVITPFAMKQSAEIHPFITLFALVLFGGMFGFLGLLLALPLVLLVWTLVQVLWVERALDTDRDRIAPVVKE